One Betaproteobacteria bacterium DNA segment encodes these proteins:
- a CDS encoding GntR family transcriptional regulator, which produces MPPSAQLAAVNTDIGRARYAAIAERLRAAITAGRWAAGEPIPAETVLMQEFAVALGTMRQAIALLVNEGLLERRHGRGTFVRAGLAGASLMRFFRFGASGAAQIPKSKIMSGRTSPRPPSSPINLASARAAMPHMARTRWLDDAPRLLLKISADARRFSAMVASEPAAMGDLMYPEYAARCGVVVHRATGHDRIWQLQRRRRATAVIVGAAPVRDGFRQAFDIAGGWCGGKRQRRRQRFPLHRQPDLVLSCSRSP; this is translated from the coding sequence TTGCCACCTTCCGCCCAACTCGCTGCGGTCAATACCGATATCGGCCGCGCACGTTACGCCGCCATCGCCGAACGCCTGCGCGCCGCGATTACGGCAGGACGCTGGGCGGCGGGCGAGCCGATTCCCGCCGAAACGGTATTGATGCAGGAATTCGCGGTCGCACTCGGGACCATGCGTCAGGCCATCGCGCTGCTGGTGAATGAGGGGCTGCTGGAACGGCGGCACGGGCGCGGCACGTTTGTGCGCGCGGGGCTGGCGGGCGCCTCACTGATGCGCTTCTTTCGTTTCGGCGCGTCCGGCGCCGCGCAGATTCCAAAATCGAAGATCATGAGCGGTAGGACATCGCCGCGTCCGCCGAGCTCGCCAATTAACCTGGCATCCGCGCGGGCGGCAATGCCGCATATGGCGCGTACCCGCTGGTTGGATGATGCACCGCGCCTCCTGCTGAAAATATCTGCGGATGCGCGCCGCTTTTCCGCCATGGTCGCCAGCGAACCCGCCGCAATGGGCGACCTGATGTATCCTGAATACGCCGCCCGCTGCGGTGTGGTGGTGCATCGCGCGACGGGACACGATCGAATCTGGCAACTTCAACGCCGCCGACGCGCGACTGCCGTAATTGTCGGCGCGGCACCCGTGCGTGATGGTTTCCGGCAGGCGTTCGATATTGCGGGCGGCTGGTGTGGAGGTAAGCGTCAGCGGCGACGCCAACGCTTTCCATTACACCGTCAACCTGACTTAGTTCTTTCGTGCAGTCGGAGCCCATAG